In Bacteroides coprosuis DSM 18011, the following are encoded in one genomic region:
- a CDS encoding RagB/SusD domain-containing protein (InterPro IPR012944~KEGG: bfr:BF2139 hypothetical protein~PFAM: RagB/SusD~SPTR: Putative uncharacterized protein;~IMG reference gene:2504107671~PFAM: SusD family), which translates to MKKYIFSLLCLLAFGMTSCDSFLDIQPVGKVIPKTDDEFRALLAKAYNTIPRDRGMANFRSDEMQVADNQYDLNSYGYLQIWDDNSIKTSDVHFDWKNYYHVIYIANEVIDNGSTIQSKDPAVVNQLIGEAYLLRAYMHFLLVNLHGQPYSVDGASNAKAIPLILDTDTEKVRYRNTVGEVFDAVLKDINTASEYINVEKWEDKFSYRFNTTTVDAMKARVSLYMNNWKDALAAAESVMKADYKLVELTGEKPVLPNHYTSSENINAAEFVMSNPVNYATVLRPEFVALYAEDDLRLNQYFSQPDEETGLRKSIKGGKNEFNCSFRLGEVVLTAAEAAAQLNELDKAKKFLLQLVNKRYTAEGIARVKTDISKFSQKDLLQFIYDERARELALEGHRWFDLRRTTRPEIKKVVEGETYILKQNDTRYTIPIPREAIQANPNLNL; encoded by the coding sequence ATGAAGAAATATATATTCTCTCTACTTTGCCTATTGGCATTTGGAATGACTTCCTGTGATAGTTTTCTGGATATTCAACCAGTAGGAAAGGTTATACCTAAAACGGATGATGAGTTTAGAGCTCTTTTAGCAAAAGCTTATAATACTATACCTCGTGATAGAGGTATGGCAAACTTCCGTTCGGATGAAATGCAGGTGGCAGACAACCAATATGATTTAAACTCTTATGGTTATCTTCAGATTTGGGATGATAATTCTATCAAAACAAGTGATGTGCATTTCGACTGGAAAAACTATTACCACGTCATCTATATTGCCAATGAAGTAATTGATAATGGTAGTACTATTCAGTCTAAAGATCCTGCTGTAGTAAATCAATTGATTGGAGAAGCGTATTTGCTACGTGCGTATATGCATTTCTTATTGGTCAACCTACATGGTCAGCCTTACTCGGTAGATGGTGCAAGCAATGCTAAAGCCATTCCGTTAATATTGGATACCGATACCGAAAAAGTACGTTATCGTAATACGGTAGGCGAAGTGTTTGATGCTGTTCTTAAAGATATCAATACAGCTTCAGAATATATCAATGTAGAAAAATGGGAAGATAAGTTTTCTTATCGTTTCAATACTACTACTGTAGATGCTATGAAGGCTCGTGTATCATTATATATGAATAATTGGAAAGATGCCTTGGCAGCGGCTGAAAGCGTGATGAAGGCAGATTATAAATTGGTAGAACTAACGGGCGAAAAACCAGTTCTCCCTAATCATTATACTTCATCTGAAAATATCAATGCAGCAGAGTTTGTAATGAGTAATCCTGTAAACTATGCCACTGTGTTGCGTCCCGAGTTTGTGGCTCTTTATGCTGAAGATGATTTGCGTTTGAACCAATACTTTTCTCAACCTGATGAGGAGACTGGACTGCGTAAGTCTATAAAAGGTGGTAAGAACGAATTCAATTGCTCATTCCGTTTGGGAGAAGTGGTGCTAACAGCTGCTGAGGCTGCTGCTCAACTAAATGAGCTCGACAAAGCGAAGAAATTCTTGCTACAACTAGTAAATAAACGCTATACTGCTGAGGGTATTGCTCGTGTGAAAACGGATATAAGTAAGTTCAGTCAGAAAGATTTACTTCAATTCATTTACGACGAACGTGCTCGTGAGTTAGCACTAGAAGGACATCGCTGGTTCGACCTTCGTCGTACCACTCGTCCAGAGATTAAAAAGGTAGTAGAGGGTGAAACGTATATCTTGAAACAAAACGATACGCGTTACACTATTCCTATTCCTAGAGAGGCTATTCAGGCCAATCCAAACTTGAATTTATAA